The following are encoded in a window of Mycolicibacterium tusciae JS617 genomic DNA:
- a CDS encoding IS1380 family transposase, which translates to MQVSHSFASQSAVFDDDHLVSCAGLVPVMTLAQQTGLTRLLSEKVQIVAPRIKSGAANPSPKLATLIAGMCAGADCIDDIDLVRSGGMTTLFDGVYAPSTVGTLLREFTFGHARQLESVLRDHLVALCGRVDLLPDAAKGSVFIDIDSLLRPVYGRAKQGASYGHTKIAGKQILRKGLSPLATTISTAGSAPVIAGMRLRAGKTASAKGAGRMVAQAIRTARAAGASGQILVRGDSAYGNRAVVRSCLRAGARFSLVMIRNPAVERALAAIDESAWTPVSYPGAVQDPDTGAWISDAEVAEIPYTAFASTPDRITARLIVRRVKDARFPDALFPVWRYHPFFTNTDLPADQADITHRQHAIIETVFADLIDGPLAHIPSGRFGANSAWILCAAIAHNLLRAAGVLAGENHGRARGSTLRRKIVNIPARLARPQRRPILHLPTHWPWSRAWLMLWHNIIGPSPPNAATV; encoded by the coding sequence GTGCAAGTTTCGCACAGCTTCGCTTCGCAGTCAGCGGTGTTCGATGACGATCATCTCGTGTCGTGCGCCGGGCTGGTACCGGTGATGACGTTGGCCCAGCAGACCGGGCTGACTCGGCTTCTCTCGGAGAAGGTCCAGATCGTCGCGCCGCGGATCAAGTCCGGGGCGGCCAACCCGTCTCCGAAACTGGCCACGCTGATCGCGGGCATGTGCGCGGGCGCGGACTGCATCGACGACATCGACCTGGTCCGCAGCGGCGGCATGACGACGCTCTTCGACGGCGTGTACGCACCGTCGACGGTCGGAACGTTGTTGCGAGAGTTCACCTTCGGTCACGCCCGCCAACTCGAATCGGTACTACGTGACCATCTGGTGGCGCTGTGTGGGAGGGTCGACCTGCTCCCTGATGCCGCCAAGGGGTCGGTGTTCATCGACATCGACTCGCTGCTACGTCCGGTCTACGGGCGCGCCAAACAGGGCGCCTCCTACGGACACACCAAGATCGCCGGCAAGCAGATCCTGCGCAAGGGACTCTCACCGCTGGCCACCACCATCAGCACCGCGGGGTCGGCACCGGTGATCGCCGGGATGCGGCTACGCGCGGGCAAGACCGCCTCGGCCAAGGGTGCCGGGCGCATGGTCGCCCAAGCCATCAGAACCGCCCGCGCCGCCGGAGCCAGCGGGCAGATCCTGGTGCGCGGCGACTCGGCCTACGGCAACCGGGCGGTGGTGCGGAGCTGCCTGCGCGCGGGCGCCCGGTTCTCGCTGGTGATGATCCGAAACCCCGCCGTGGAACGCGCGCTGGCCGCCATCGACGAGAGCGCCTGGACCCCGGTGTCTTATCCCGGCGCAGTCCAAGATCCCGATACCGGGGCCTGGATCTCTGATGCCGAAGTCGCCGAAATCCCCTACACCGCTTTTGCATCCACCCCCGATCGAATCACCGCGCGCCTCATCGTGCGTCGAGTCAAAGACGCCCGGTTTCCCGACGCACTGTTTCCGGTCTGGCGATATCACCCGTTCTTCACCAACACCGACCTGCCCGCCGATCAGGCCGACATCACCCACCGCCAACACGCGATCATCGAGACCGTGTTCGCCGACCTGATCGACGGACCGCTGGCACACATCCCGTCGGGCCGCTTCGGGGCGAACTCCGCCTGGATCCTGTGCGCGGCCATCGCCCACAACCTGCTGCGCGCCGCCGGGGTGCTGGCAGGTGAGAACCACGGCCGGGCGCGGGGATCCACACTGCGCCGCAAGATCGTCAACATTCCCGCGCGACTCGCCCGTCCGCAACGCCGGCCCATCCTGCACCTACCCACCCACTGGCCCTGGTCTCGGGCCTGGCTCATGCTGTGGCACAACATCATCGGCCCTAGCCCGCCCAATGCCGCTACTGTCTGA
- a CDS encoding metallophosphoesterase family protein, producing the protein MRFIHTADWQLGMTRYFLNGEAQPRYSAARRDAVAGLNKLAADTGAEFVVVAGDVFEHNQLAPRDVSQSLEAMRGIGVPVYLLPGNHDPLDASSIYTSALFVAECPDNVTVLDRPGVHEVRPGLALVAAPWTSKAPCADPVAAVLDDLPADGVARIVVGHGGVDIFVPDKDRPSLIRLAALEAAVARGAVHYVALGDKHSRMQVGSTGRIWYSGSPEVTNYDDIESDPGHVLVVDLDEADPGGPVRVEPHKVGRWRFVTLRRSVDSSRDIADLDLNLDLMPEKERTVVRIGLTGSLTVTDKAALDACLDKYSRLFAALSLWDKQSDIAVTPADGEFDNLGIGGFAAAAVDELVTVARSDGDDGDDARAALALLLRLADRGVA; encoded by the coding sequence ATGCGATTCATACACACCGCAGACTGGCAGCTCGGCATGACCCGCTACTTCCTCAACGGCGAGGCGCAGCCGCGCTATTCGGCCGCGCGTCGTGATGCCGTCGCCGGGCTGAACAAGCTGGCCGCAGACACCGGTGCCGAGTTCGTCGTCGTGGCGGGCGACGTCTTCGAACACAACCAACTCGCACCAAGGGACGTCAGCCAGTCGTTGGAGGCGATGCGTGGCATCGGCGTGCCGGTGTATCTGCTGCCGGGCAATCACGATCCGCTTGACGCGTCGTCGATTTACACCAGCGCGCTGTTCGTCGCCGAGTGCCCGGACAACGTGACGGTTCTCGATCGCCCGGGCGTTCACGAGGTACGGCCGGGCCTGGCTCTGGTGGCGGCGCCGTGGACGTCCAAGGCGCCATGCGCAGATCCAGTCGCCGCGGTCCTCGACGACCTGCCGGCCGACGGCGTGGCTCGCATCGTCGTCGGCCACGGCGGCGTCGACATCTTCGTTCCCGACAAGGACCGACCGTCGCTGATTCGGCTGGCGGCACTGGAGGCCGCCGTCGCCCGCGGTGCGGTGCATTATGTGGCGTTGGGGGACAAGCACTCTCGCATGCAGGTCGGTTCCACCGGCCGCATCTGGTACTCGGGCTCGCCGGAGGTCACCAACTACGACGACATCGAGTCCGATCCCGGTCATGTACTGGTCGTCGATCTCGACGAGGCCGACCCCGGCGGGCCCGTGCGGGTCGAACCCCACAAGGTGGGCCGGTGGCGGTTCGTGACGCTTCGCCGTTCCGTTGACAGCAGCCGTGACATCGCCGACCTGGACCTCAACCTGGATCTCATGCCGGAGAAGGAACGCACCGTGGTGCGAATCGGACTGACCGGTTCACTGACGGTGACCGACAAGGCGGCGCTCGATGCGTGTCTGGACAAGTACTCGCGCCTCTTCGCGGCACTCAGCCTGTGGGACAAGCAGTCCGATATCGCGGTGACACCCGCCGACGGCGAGTTCGACAACCTCGGGATCGGTGGATTCGCCGCAGCGGCGGTCGACGAGTTGGTCACCGTCGCGCGGTCCGACGGTGACGACGGTGACGACGCGCGTGCCGCACTGGCTCTGCTGCTGCGCCTGGCCGACAGGGGTGTGGCATGA
- a CDS encoding AAA family ATPase, whose product MKLHRMVLTNYRGITHREVEFPDRGVVVVSGANEIGKSSMIEALDLLLEAKDRSSKKEIKQVKPTHADVGAEITAEISTGPYRFVYRKRFHKRCETELTVLAPRREQLTGDEAHDRVRAMLDETVDTCLWQAQRVLQSASTAAVDLSGCDALSRALDVAAGEAVALSDASPSAVGGTDTLLVDRIEAEYLGYFTRTGRPTGAWAAATSRLRAADEELARSAAAIAQVDDAVRRHAILTADLAQLTAERTAASKQLATAHAAADAVAALAGQLKQAQQVAAAADAVSANSAAARNDRRMLVEGIDARAAAIVELEASSVEAAEALTTAAEVQLAADAVAEQARKAMATAQARAEAARRNVDQLAARDEADRLSSLLAKIAGTQRDLDGTDAELAGIALTGEGMRTIETANAAVDVARGQVELVSAHIELVALGDIEVRLDGELRALAAGESWSTSVSAQTDIEVPGVLTARLAPGTPASDTQAKLDAAQQALAAALTKGGVADVAAARSLDQRRQRLMTTRDRLGARIEALTGDASLDQLRTRLAEVTARQPATADLFGTDPNAARAELDAATAAVTQAIADCDKHRKVAETAVKLLGERETRAALLRDKLATEQAQVAMARDQLARQRATTTDEELTAKAAAHSEELRRANALVAGLSAELAGAAPDQVAAALGEATRRADAVGRGHDEVAESLREVTTQLKVYGTEGRKAQLDAAETEREHAEAEFLRVQRRARAAELLRSVITRHRDATRLRYVDPFRSEVERLGRLVFGSSFEVEIDTDLKICSRTLSGRTVPYDSLSGGAKEQLGIVARLAGAALVAKEDTVPVVIDDALGFTDADRLVKMGAVFNAVGGDGQVIVLTCSPQRYACVDGAHHIALSV is encoded by the coding sequence ATGAAGCTGCACCGCATGGTTTTGACCAACTACCGCGGCATCACGCACCGCGAGGTCGAGTTTCCCGACCGCGGCGTTGTCGTGGTCAGTGGCGCCAACGAGATCGGCAAATCGTCGATGATCGAGGCACTTGACCTGCTCCTGGAGGCCAAGGACCGGTCATCGAAGAAGGAAATCAAACAGGTCAAGCCGACGCACGCCGATGTGGGTGCCGAAATCACCGCCGAAATCTCCACCGGCCCTTACCGGTTCGTCTATCGCAAGCGGTTTCACAAGCGGTGTGAGACCGAACTGACCGTGCTGGCGCCGCGGCGCGAACAGCTGACGGGCGACGAGGCGCACGACCGGGTGCGGGCCATGCTGGACGAGACCGTCGACACCTGCCTGTGGCAGGCGCAGCGCGTATTGCAGTCGGCATCCACAGCGGCGGTCGACCTGTCCGGGTGCGATGCGCTGTCGCGTGCGCTCGACGTGGCCGCGGGTGAGGCCGTCGCACTGTCGGACGCTTCGCCGTCGGCCGTCGGCGGAACCGACACGCTGCTGGTCGACCGCATCGAAGCCGAGTACCTCGGCTACTTCACCAGAACCGGCCGTCCCACCGGGGCGTGGGCCGCCGCGACGAGCCGGCTGCGCGCCGCCGACGAGGAGTTGGCCCGAAGCGCCGCGGCTATCGCCCAGGTCGATGACGCGGTCCGGCGGCACGCGATACTCACCGCGGACTTGGCTCAGCTGACCGCCGAGCGCACAGCCGCTTCGAAACAGCTCGCGACGGCCCATGCCGCTGCCGACGCCGTCGCCGCGCTGGCCGGCCAACTCAAACAGGCCCAGCAGGTGGCAGCTGCCGCCGATGCCGTCAGCGCCAATTCGGCTGCGGCGCGCAATGACCGGCGCATGCTGGTCGAGGGGATCGATGCGCGGGCCGCCGCGATCGTCGAGCTCGAAGCCTCGTCGGTCGAAGCGGCCGAGGCGCTGACCACCGCCGCCGAGGTGCAGCTGGCGGCCGATGCCGTGGCCGAGCAGGCACGCAAGGCGATGGCTACCGCCCAGGCTCGCGCCGAAGCGGCCCGCCGAAATGTGGATCAGCTGGCAGCCCGCGACGAAGCCGACCGGCTGTCGTCGCTACTGGCCAAGATCGCTGGGACACAACGCGATCTGGACGGCACCGATGCCGAGCTCGCGGGCATCGCGCTGACGGGCGAGGGAATGCGGACCATCGAGACCGCGAACGCAGCGGTCGATGTGGCCCGTGGGCAGGTCGAGCTGGTGTCGGCTCACATCGAACTGGTCGCACTCGGTGACATCGAGGTGCGCCTGGACGGCGAATTGCGCGCGCTCGCGGCGGGCGAGTCATGGTCGACGAGTGTCAGCGCGCAGACCGACATCGAAGTCCCGGGTGTACTGACCGCGCGCCTGGCGCCGGGCACGCCGGCGTCGGACACGCAGGCCAAACTGGATGCCGCCCAGCAGGCTCTGGCGGCAGCGCTGACGAAAGGCGGTGTCGCCGATGTGGCCGCCGCCCGCAGTCTCGACCAGCGGCGTCAACGTTTGATGACAACGCGGGACCGGCTCGGTGCCCGTATCGAGGCGCTGACGGGTGACGCATCACTTGACCAGCTGCGGACCCGGTTGGCCGAGGTGACCGCCCGTCAACCCGCGACCGCTGACCTGTTCGGAACCGATCCGAACGCGGCGCGTGCCGAACTCGACGCGGCGACGGCCGCCGTTACCCAAGCCATCGCGGACTGCGACAAGCATCGCAAAGTTGCCGAAACGGCGGTAAAACTGTTGGGCGAGCGCGAAACCCGCGCCGCGCTGTTGCGCGACAAACTCGCCACCGAGCAGGCGCAGGTCGCGATGGCGCGCGACCAGCTGGCGCGACAGCGGGCGACGACCACCGATGAAGAGTTGACCGCCAAGGCCGCGGCACACTCCGAAGAGCTGCGCCGCGCGAACGCCCTCGTCGCCGGGCTCAGTGCCGAGCTGGCGGGCGCCGCACCCGACCAAGTCGCTGCAGCGCTCGGCGAAGCCACCCGTCGAGCCGATGCGGTGGGACGCGGCCACGACGAGGTGGCCGAGTCGTTGCGAGAGGTGACGACGCAGCTGAAGGTATACGGCACCGAAGGCCGTAAGGCACAACTGGACGCGGCGGAAACCGAGCGCGAGCACGCCGAGGCGGAGTTCCTGCGGGTGCAACGTCGCGCCCGGGCCGCGGAACTGCTGCGTTCGGTGATCACGCGGCACCGTGACGCCACTCGGCTGCGCTATGTAGACCCGTTCCGCAGCGAGGTGGAACGGCTCGGTCGCCTCGTCTTCGGCAGCAGTTTCGAGGTCGAGATCGACACTGACCTCAAGATCTGCAGCCGCACGCTGTCAGGCCGCACCGTTCCGTACGACTCGCTGTCCGGCGGGGCGAAGGAGCAGCTGGGCATCGTCGCCCGGTTGGCCGGCGCGGCGCTGGTGGCCAAGGAAGACACCGTCCCGGTGGTGATCGACGACGCGCTGGGATTCACCGATGCCGATCGCCTGGTGAAGATGGGCGCGGTGTTCAACGCGGTGGGCGGCGACGGTCAGGTGATCGTGCTGACGTGCAGTCCGCAGCGGTACGCATGCGTCGACGGCGCCCATCACATCGCACTGTCGGTATAG